Below is a genomic region from Chrysiogenia bacterium.
TCAAGAGCCTCGATGTCGAGCACGCCTTCTTCTACGAGGAAGCGCTCAAGAAAGAGAAGACACTCGAAGAGCAGGCCGCCCGCGGCGAGGCTACCGAACTCGAGGTCAGCAATGCCAAGGCCGAGTCCGAGCACTTCCGCTCCAAGCTTGCCGAGGACGCGGCGAACATCGCCGGCGCCGAGGAAAATCTCGACAATCTGCGCACCGAGCTCAAGGAGCTGCAGGCGCACCGCGATGAGATTCTTGCCGAGTACACCAAGTGGGACGAGCTCAAGAAGACCGCCACCCGCGAACTCGCGGTGATGCAGGACAAGCTTCGCCGCCTGGAGCGCCCCTGGTTCATGCCCGAAGCGCTCTGGTACGAAGGTACCATTCAGCAGGTCGTTCTTCGTGGCTACCGCGTCAACGCCTTCGACGAAAACCAGTACACGGTTGATCGCTGCATGACCTGCCACATGGGCGTGGATAAGAGTGGTTTCGAGAGCGAGGACATCCCGCTCGTCTCTCGCACGCATCCCGATCGTGGCGGCATCATTGCGCAGCATCCGATCAAGAAATTCGCTTGCACCCCCTGCCATATGGGTCAGGGGCCGGCCGTCTCCAGCACGACCGCGGCCGAGCATTCCGACCTCGACGAAGTTCACGGCCTGATCCATCACTGGAACGAGCCGGTTCTGGGCTTTGTGCAGTCGGGCCACTACCACGAATACAAGGAAGAGCGTGAGACCGATTACACCCAGGCCTCATGTTTCAAGTGCCACTCCAAGCAGTATGAGATCGAAAGCCCGCATGCCGATGTGCTCAATGCGGGCAAGGAATACGTCACCAAGCTCGGTTGCTGGGGCTGCCACAATGTGAAGAACGTGGGAGATCAGGCTCTTGGCGCCACCGGCAAGAAGGTCGGTCCTTCGCTCACGCGTGTGATGGAGAAGGTCAGCGCCGACTGGATCGTCTCCTGGGTGGAAAACCCGCAGGCGCATCTTGAGCACTCGCGCATGCCTTACTACGCCGATTTCAGCCGCAAGGACCCGGCCGAGTATCAGGAAGATCTGCACTCGCTGGCCGCGTTCCTCAATTCGCGCAGCAAGGACTGGCCCGAACTCGATGCCGACACCCGCTCGGACAGCTTCTTTACCTCCGGCAGTGCCAAGCGCGGTGAAGAGCTCTTCAAGAGCGTGGGCTGCATGGGTTGTCACGCCCTGGGCGAGCGTCCCGAGAACTTCGCGTCGAACGACAATCCCTTCTACAAGGATTACGATGTCGCCCCGAACCTCTACAACACGGGGAACAAGATTCGCAGCGCCAAGTGGGTCTATCACTGGATCAAGAATCCGAGCAGCTACGATCCCAACACCTCGATGCCCAGTCTGCGCCTGACCGACGCCGAAGCCCTCGACATCACGACTTATCTGATGCAGCAAAAGGGCAAGGACATCCCGCAGGTCGAAGGCCTGGCCGATCAGCTCGACGACGAGAAGC
It encodes:
- a CDS encoding c-type cytochrome; the protein is KSLDVEHAFFYEEALKKEKTLEEQAARGEATELEVSNAKAESEHFRSKLAEDAANIAGAEENLDNLRTELKELQAHRDEILAEYTKWDELKKTATRELAVMQDKLRRLERPWFMPEALWYEGTIQQVVLRGYRVNAFDENQYTVDRCMTCHMGVDKSGFESEDIPLVSRTHPDRGGIIAQHPIKKFACTPCHMGQGPAVSSTTAAEHSDLDEVHGLIHHWNEPVLGFVQSGHYHEYKEERETDYTQASCFKCHSKQYEIESPHADVLNAGKEYVTKLGCWGCHNVKNVGDQALGATGKKVGPSLTRVMEKVSADWIVSWVENPQAHLEHSRMPYYADFSRKDPAEYQEDLHSLAAFLNSRSKDWPELDADTRSDSFFTSGSAKRGEELFKSVGCMGCHALGERPENFASNDNPFYKDYDVAPNLYNTGNKIRSAKWVYHWIKNPSSYDPNTSMPSLRLTDAEALDITTYLMQQKGKDIPQVEGLADQLDDEKLIERGEWIVSNYGCFGCHNITGFEKTGKISVELSEFANKTAHELAFGITSEEDVPRTWEAWTINKLQNPRGYETERQLNKMPDFKFSDEAAHAIRVFLKSQTGQKVGADWFYDLSPAENAEEEGRVLVEQFNCKACHGIDGKGGRIMAYFEGEDPNTAPPQLNRQGERVQPDWFYHFLQKVEPIRPWLKVRMPSFNIDEEEATKIVQYFQGKTGDLDPFVRIELADIDPANVERGRELFTQSGCSNCHFTKQTGL